The following proteins are co-located in the Myxocyprinus asiaticus isolate MX2 ecotype Aquarium Trade chromosome 44, UBuf_Myxa_2, whole genome shotgun sequence genome:
- the LOC127434611 gene encoding uncharacterized protein LOC127434611: protein MHVKLLLNLVCMVLMGIFNVATTCLIISEVNCDNPKLDTHEFVELYNDGSNPASLDGYALVFYNGNGDFAYHVINLTGHQTDQQGYFLVGSSELNPRPAIVLLPNSVQNGPDAIALYGPNWTPVPVGGHVSRVGLLDAVVYTSRKSTEGADGLASVLTPGSVPYVEDERALEGDESIQRCWQSENLWTFHTGPPTPGWINHCPPPTPSHVWINEVDLGGLDQKGLVELSVGMVNRSFSVVLYDVTTDLISSSVEFIATEAGIFTLSLDTAVLSVSQSVALAVYKGPASEFPKGSTLSHQQPIDAFVYSDSIHMPSDNLTEMLIPGRKPFILTESFHTVGVYGSRCGVAEWTRDPGLFVMRPRSPGKANDCAWFQSCPRNITSYTSPTGRLQPPFHSNYDFLLSEINSDSQGAAEDEEFIELWHPSGFRMSLDFIWLVMINGQTGDVYFEQELSGYYTDDDGYFLIGSAKLAADITIKANTVQNGPDAIALYRSESPPSKGSQSIPTEGLLDAVVYRTRGSDKKASELTEVLTPGQLPLLEDINAFPGDETLTRCGADRLNLNAYRVASPTPRKRNDCPATPTIAPPPEGVILNEFGVDNSWHPYVELSGPPLTSLLGIILVFFVDKATTINYPLTGSIGSDGLYLLKNDSSADRGLPVLNKFSAVVLCFEPSGSGICGADSRHLDRLIMSNETWLPRSLRYSTSDIKLPDMRYPVPGLDSTSRCATDGPTQWVYSQGTPRLQNLCPSPARSISVDLCLQTENNDWQGKSGSCDKEGFADLLEQFCKCGITSLHLKGVNVSCVLQRVHAVGSVFAAFDEQRVSLTSRLNDDKLLCPAGQERQVQGAGASVGLQVGLVLTAILLFALGAALFVYLYKKRRPADYLSMQLSEQAETPLQL, encoded by the exons ATGCATGTGAAACTTTTGCTGAACTTGGTGTGCATGGTGCTTATGGGTATTTTTAATGTTGCGACCACCTGTCTAATAATCAGTGAGGTAAACTGTGACAATCCCAAACTGGACACTCATGAATTCGTGGAGTTGTACAATGATGGCTCGAATCCTGCTTCTCTGGATGGCTATGCTCTCGTGTTCTACAACGGCAATGGAGACTTTGCCTACCATGTCATCAATCTAACTGGACACCAGACGGATCAGCAAGGCTACTTTTTAGTTGGATCTTCTGAACTGAATCCCCGTCCCGCAATCGTTCTCCTTCCCAACTCTGTTCAGAACGGACCTGATGCCATTGCGCTCTACGGGCCCAATTGGACTCCGGTTCCAGTTGGTGGGCATGTTTCCAGAGTTGGTTTGTTAGACGCAGTGGTGTACACTTCTCGTAAATCCACAGAAGGTGCTGATGGTCTTGCTTCAGTTCTGACTCCAGGTTCAGTTCCGTACGTGGAGGATGAGCGAGCTTTGGAAGGGGACGAGTCGATTCAACGCTGTTGGCAGTCTGAAAACCTCTGGACATTCCATACGGGCCCACCCACTCCTGGATGGATCAATCACTGCCCACCGCCGACCCCTAGCCATGTTTGGATCAATGAAGTGGATCTCGGTGGGCTGGATCAAAAGGGCCTTGTGGAACTCAGTGTTGGCATGGTAAACAGATCGTTTTCTGTGGTTCTTTATGATGTCACCACAGATCTGATCAGCTCAAGTGTTGAGTTCATTGCAACAGAGGCCGGAATCTTTACCCTATCTTTGGACACTGCCGTTTTGTCAG TGTCACAAAGTGTGGCTTTGGCAGTGTATAAAGGCCCTGCGTCAGAGTTCCCCAAGGGCAGCACCCTCAGCCACCAGCAGCCAATCGATGCCTTTGTTTATAGTGATTCAATACACATGCCCAGTGATAATCTCACAGAGATGCTCATACCTGGGAGAAAACCATTCATACTCACAGAGAG TTTTCACACAGTTGGTGTTTATGGCAGTCGCTGCGGTGTTGCTGAATGGACGAGAGATCCGGGACTGTTTGTAATGAGGCCGCGAAGTCCCGGAAAAGCCAATGACTGCGCTTGGTTTCAGTCCTGTCCACGTAACATCA CCTCTTACACATCACCGACAGGACGGCTCCAGCCCCCCTTTCATAGCAATTATGATTTCCTGCTTAGCGAGATCAACTCCGATTCACAGGGAGCAGCAGAAGACGAGGAGTTCATCGAGTTGTGGCATCCATCTGGCTTCCGTATGTCCCTCGACTTTATCTGGCTGGTGATGATCAATGGACAGACTGGAGATGTTTACTTTGAACAGGAGCTCAGTGGATACTACACTGATGATGACGGATACTTCCTG ATTGGCAGTGCTAAGCTAGCTGCAGACATTACCATCAAAGCCAACACTGTTCAGAATGGACCAGATGCCATAGCGTTATATCGCAGCGAGTCTCCGCCCTCCAAGGGGAGTCAGAGTATTCCTACTGAAGGTTTGCTTGATGCAGTGGTTTACCGTACTCGTGGATCTGACAAAAAGGCTTCGGAGCTAACTGAAGTGCTGACACCTGGACAGCTCCCCCTGCTGGAGGACATCAACGCGTTTCCCGGTGATGAGACGCTCACCCGATGTGGAGCTGACAGACTCAACCTCAATGCTTACAGG GTCGCTTCTCCAACACCAAGGAAAAGGAATGACTGCCCAGCCACACCCACTATAGCCCCGCCCCCAGAGGGTGTCATCTTAAATGAGTTTGGTGTGGACAACTCGTGGCATCCTTATGTGGAGCTGTCTGGTCCACCGTTGACTTCATTGCTTGGAATTATTTTGGTATTTTTTGTGGATAAAGCTACAACAATAAACTACCCGCTAACTGGCAGCATAGGAAGTGATGGACTCTATCTTCTTAAGAATGACTCTAGTGCAG ATCGGGGTTTGCCAGTGCTTAATAAGTTCAGCGCAGTGGTTTTGTGTTTTGAGCCGTCAGGATCTGGCATTTGCGGGGCTGACTCACGTCATTTGGACCGGCTCATCATGTCCAATGAAACGTGGTTACCGAGGAGTCTCCGTTACAGCACATCAGACATCAAATTACCAGACATGAGATACCCAGTGCCAGG TTTGGATTCTACATCTCGTTGCGCGACAGATGGGCCTACACAGTGGGTTTATTCCCAAGGGACTCCTCGTCTACAGAACCTCTGTCCAAGTCCTGCCCGTTCCATCTCTGTGGACCTGTGCCTGCAGACGGAAAATAATGATTGGCAGGGAAAATCAGGAA GTTGTGACAAGGAGGGATTTGCTGATTTATTAGAACAGTTTTGTAAATGCGGCATCACAAGCTTACATCTTAAGG gTGTGAATGTATCCTGTGTATTGCAGAGAGTGCATGCCGTGGGGTCTGTCTTTGCTGCATTTGATGAGCAGAGGGTGAGTCTCACCTCAAGACTGAATGACGACAAACTCTTGTGTCCAGCGGGACAGGAACGACAGGTTCAAGGAG CAGGGGCATCTGTCGGCCTGCAGGTGGGGCTTGTGCTTACAGCGATTCTGTTGTTTGCATTGGGTGCTGCATTGTTTGTTTACCTGTACAAAAAAAG GCGGCCTGCTGACTACCTCTCAATGCAGCTCAGCGAACAGGCCGAGACGCCACTTCAACTTTAG